The following are encoded together in the Anaerostipes caccae L1-92 genome:
- a CDS encoding nucleotide pyrophosphohydrolase, whose protein sequence is MDTLEYLTKEVQKFCEDRDWDQFHGPKDLAIGLSTESNELLDLFRFKSEEQMGEMMDRDTARERISEELADVFFFLLRFSQMYEFDLKDSLLAKIEKNGEKYPVDKVKGKNLKYTELKTTTE, encoded by the coding sequence ATGGACACTTTAGAATATTTAACAAAAGAGGTACAAAAGTTTTGTGAGGACAGAGACTGGGATCAGTTTCACGGGCCAAAGGATCTGGCCATCGGGTTGTCAACCGAGTCCAATGAGCTTCTGGATCTGTTCCGGTTCAAATCAGAGGAACAAATGGGGGAGATGATGGATCGGGATACAGCACGGGAACGCATATCGGAAGAACTTGCGGATGTGTTTTTCTTCCTTCTCCGCTTTTCTCAGATGTATGAATTTGATTTGAAAGATTCTCTCCTTGCTAAAATTGAAAAAAACGGAGAAAAGTATCCCGTGGATAAAGTAAAAGGAAAGAATTTAAAGTATACGGAGTTAAAAACTACTACAGAATGA
- the recQ gene encoding DNA helicase RecQ, whose amino-acid sequence MEDARGLLKQYFGFDDFREGQKPLIDAVLDGRDVLGIMPTGAGKSLCFQIPALMMPGITLVVSPLISLMKDQVGALNQAGIHAAFLNSSLSMGQYRKALDLAREGRYKIIYVAPERLETEGFLRFALSPGVDISFLAVDEAHCVSQWGQDFRPSYLKILSFLEKLPRRPVLGAYTATATVEVKEDVLDILNLRDPLVVTTGFDRANLFFGVKKPRDKYRELESYLREKEEKMPGSSGIVYCLSRKSVEEVCYQLREAGFSVTRYHAGLSDTERRENQDDFIYDRRQIMVATNAFGMGIDKPDVRFVIHYNMPKNMESYYQEAGRAGRDGEPAECILYFGAADQRTNRFLIEHGEDNQELDEETRRIVMEKDLGRLKQMTFYCATSGCLRHYILDYFGEESSAECRNCSNCLEEFDLLDVTEQAEAVVRCIEGCQRSFGVNLIVDVLRGADNQKIRQRGLEENPEYKALPDMTVPRLKQLINEMMMQGFLNLSNDDYPVIELTDRSEELLSGEKLVIKVPKREEKQAPKARKKKAGAASALEEKDMGLFEELRKLRMEIAKEEKIPPYMVFSDKTLAGMSEVRPQTLDEMLNISGVGQFKLEKYGEKFLESIKKYEE is encoded by the coding sequence ATGGAGGATGCACGCGGATTACTGAAACAATATTTCGGATTTGATGACTTCCGGGAAGGCCAGAAGCCTTTAATCGACGCGGTTTTAGACGGGCGGGACGTTTTGGGTATCATGCCCACGGGTGCCGGGAAATCGCTCTGCTTTCAGATCCCTGCGCTGATGATGCCGGGGATTACGCTGGTTGTTTCCCCTTTGATCTCTCTGATGAAGGATCAGGTGGGAGCATTGAATCAGGCCGGGATACATGCAGCTTTTCTGAACAGCTCATTGAGCATGGGACAGTATAGAAAAGCCCTGGATCTGGCACGGGAAGGCAGGTATAAGATCATATACGTGGCTCCGGAGCGGCTGGAGACAGAGGGATTTTTACGGTTTGCTCTTTCGCCCGGCGTGGATATTTCTTTTTTGGCTGTGGATGAAGCACACTGTGTATCTCAGTGGGGACAGGATTTCCGTCCCAGCTATTTAAAGATTCTTTCCTTTTTGGAGAAGCTGCCGAGGCGTCCGGTTTTAGGGGCGTATACGGCTACGGCCACTGTGGAGGTAAAAGAGGATGTCCTGGATATCCTAAATCTGAGAGACCCGCTGGTCGTGACAACAGGATTTGACCGGGCAAATCTGTTCTTTGGAGTTAAGAAGCCCAGAGATAAATACCGGGAATTAGAATCCTATTTAAGAGAGAAAGAAGAAAAAATGCCGGGAAGCAGCGGCATTGTGTACTGCCTTTCCAGAAAAAGTGTGGAAGAAGTATGTTATCAGCTCAGAGAAGCAGGATTTTCGGTGACCAGATACCATGCGGGACTGTCGGATACAGAACGGCGTGAGAATCAGGATGACTTTATTTATGACCGGAGACAGATCATGGTGGCAACCAATGCGTTCGGCATGGGTATTGATAAACCGGATGTGCGTTTTGTCATTCATTATAATATGCCGAAGAATATGGAAAGCTATTATCAGGAAGCCGGAAGGGCAGGACGAGACGGAGAGCCAGCAGAATGTATCCTCTACTTTGGTGCCGCCGACCAGAGGACCAATCGTTTTTTGATTGAACACGGCGAGGATAATCAGGAACTGGACGAGGAGACCCGCAGGATCGTCATGGAAAAGGATCTGGGGCGGCTGAAACAGATGACATTCTACTGTGCAACCAGCGGCTGTCTGCGGCATTATATCCTTGATTATTTTGGAGAAGAAAGCAGCGCGGAATGCCGGAACTGCAGTAACTGTTTAGAAGAATTTGATCTTTTGGATGTGACAGAGCAGGCAGAGGCAGTTGTCAGATGTATCGAAGGCTGTCAGAGAAGTTTTGGAGTCAATCTGATCGTGGATGTCCTGAGAGGGGCAGACAATCAAAAGATTCGTCAGAGAGGACTGGAGGAAAATCCGGAATATAAGGCATTGCCGGATATGACAGTTCCGAGACTGAAACAGCTGATCAATGAGATGATGATGCAGGGATTTTTAAACCTGAGCAATGATGACTATCCGGTAATAGAATTGACAGACCGGTCCGAAGAGCTTTTGAGCGGTGAAAAACTTGTCATAAAAGTTCCGAAGAGAGAAGAAAAACAGGCGCCGAAAGCCAGGAAAAAGAAGGCCGGAGCTGCTTCTGCCCTGGAAGAAAAAGATATGGGTCTGTTCGAAGAACTCAGGAAGCTTCGGATGGAGATCGCAAAGGAGGAGAAGATACCGCCGTATATGGTATTTTCGGATAAGACGCTGGCAGGCATGAGTGAGGTAAGACCGCAGACTCTGGATGAGATGCTTAATATAAGCGGAGTGGGACAGTTTAAGCTTGAAAAATACGGGGAGAAGTTTCTTGAGAGTATTAAAAAGTATGAAGAATAA
- the def gene encoding peptide deformylase, whose protein sequence is MAVRKIRTGNDPILKKKCKTVPEVDDKARQQLDDLMDTLHSSDNGAALAANQAGILRRMIVIDYEGYYLKLVNPVIVESSGSQECVEGCLSFPNRFGKTIRPARVKVEALDENGHEVSYTVVGEMAKCFCHEIDHLDGEVFIDKVYEYVGIDE, encoded by the coding sequence ATGGCTGTCAGAAAGATCCGTACCGGAAATGATCCGATATTAAAGAAAAAGTGTAAGACGGTGCCTGAGGTGGATGACAAGGCAAGGCAGCAGCTTGACGATCTGATGGACACTCTGCACAGCTCAGATAATGGGGCGGCTCTTGCCGCGAACCAGGCGGGCATTCTCAGGAGAATGATCGTCATCGACTATGAGGGATATTATTTAAAGTTGGTAAACCCTGTAATCGTTGAGAGCAGCGGATCACAGGAGTGTGTGGAAGGGTGTTTAAGTTTTCCGAACCGTTTCGGTAAAACCATACGTCCGGCCAGAGTGAAGGTAGAAGCGCTGGATGAAAACGGACATGAAGTATCTTATACGGTGGTAGGTGAGATGGCAAAGTGTTTCTGCCATGAGATCGATCATTTGGATGGAGAAGTATTCATAGATAAAGTATATGAATACGTAGGAATCGATGAGTAA
- a CDS encoding GDSL-type esterase/lipase family protein — MSKEKVLVLFGDSLTDYFPMELFQDVEAQVYNRGEAGNTVPEMAARAEMDVVSLKPDLVLMQGGANDYLLPFYRGAEVVAGQLLRTAERILEKLPGTRICIESLYPMYTKKTGNGIPFWSEGKSNKEIQAVNSEIERLCGEKEIPYVDVYRELIGEDGELPLSYTVDGVHLSRKGYEQVWKVLSGVLTAEKFLR, encoded by the coding sequence ATGAGTAAAGAAAAGGTCCTCGTTTTGTTCGGTGACTCTCTCACCGACTACTTTCCTATGGAATTGTTTCAAGATGTGGAGGCGCAGGTTTATAACAGAGGTGAGGCGGGCAATACAGTGCCGGAGATGGCTGCCAGGGCAGAGATGGATGTGGTTTCGCTGAAACCGGATTTAGTTCTAATGCAGGGCGGGGCCAATGATTATCTGCTTCCTTTTTACCGGGGCGCAGAGGTGGTAGCCGGTCAGTTGTTGAGGACGGCAGAGCGGATTTTGGAGAAACTCCCGGGGACAAGGATTTGTATCGAATCACTGTATCCAATGTATACGAAAAAAACAGGAAATGGAATTCCTTTCTGGTCAGAAGGGAAGTCAAACAAAGAGATACAGGCTGTTAATTCAGAAATTGAGAGACTTTGCGGGGAAAAAGAAATACCATATGTGGATGTTTACCGGGAATTGATCGGGGAGGATGGAGAACTGCCGCTTTCTTATACGGTAGATGGTGTTCATCTCAGCAGAAAGGGATATGAACAGGTGTGGAAGGTATTGTCCGGGGTGTTGACAGCGGAAAAATTCCTGAGATAG
- a CDS encoding FadR/GntR family transcriptional regulator, with amino-acid sequence MGEKRLSDSAAEEILAMITVEKRFLPGDKLPNENELSQEMEISRTTLREAVRALVANGILEIQRGRGTFVKQDIDTDDVKLLTPLKDVKVNAGELYEMRLIFEPEAAYYAALRASDKELDRILSFGRQVEEKIRKKEDRTNEEQMFHRSIAKATHNEFMNQLMPVIYQGIGEGVTLSRQKEMAVQDTLKDHQLIMEFLEARNAEGARSAMRIHILHAMKELKI; translated from the coding sequence ATGGGAGAAAAAAGGCTTTCAGACAGTGCGGCAGAGGAGATCCTTGCGATGATCACGGTTGAAAAACGGTTTCTGCCCGGTGATAAACTGCCCAATGAAAATGAACTCTCACAGGAGATGGAGATCAGCAGGACGACACTTCGGGAAGCGGTCCGGGCCTTGGTCGCCAATGGTATTTTGGAGATTCAAAGGGGCCGGGGGACATTTGTGAAACAGGATATCGACACGGATGATGTGAAGCTGCTCACGCCTTTGAAAGATGTCAAGGTGAATGCTGGGGAGCTCTATGAGATGAGATTGATCTTCGAGCCGGAAGCGGCCTATTATGCGGCTTTGAGAGCCAGTGACAAGGAACTTGACCGGATTCTTTCTTTCGGGCGTCAGGTGGAAGAAAAGATCCGGAAGAAGGAAGACCGGACAAATGAAGAGCAGATGTTTCACAGATCCATTGCTAAGGCTACTCACAATGAGTTTATGAATCAGCTGATGCCTGTGATCTATCAGGGAATCGGAGAGGGAGTCACGCTGTCCAGGCAGAAAGAGATGGCGGTACAGGATACCTTAAAGGATCATCAGCTGATCATGGAGTTTCTGGAAGCCAGAAATGCGGAGGGAGCCAGGAGCGCTATGAGGATTCATATCCTACATGCAATGAAAGAATTAAAAATATAA
- the ilvD gene encoding dihydroxy-acid dehydratase, which yields MRSDRIKQGDKAAPQRSLLYALGFTEEEMERPLIGIVSSKNEIVPGHRNLDKIEEAVKQGVALAGGVPVVFPAIAVCDGIAMGHEGMKYSLVTRELIADSTEAMAEAHPFDGLVMIPNCDKNVPGLLMAAARLNIPSIFVSGGPMLAGTMKKKRISYSTVSEAVSRHQTGEITAEELRVCEQKACPTCGSCSGMFTANSMNCLTEVLGMGLPGNGTIPAVYSERIRLAKRAGMQIMKLVKKGIRPSDLMTEKAFENALAVDMALGCSTNSMLHLPAIAHECGIRMDLTMANAISEKVPNLCHLAPAGESYVEDLNEAGGIPAVLHELDKLGLIRTDLLTCTLKTVAENIKGKEIRDKTVIRPAEDPYSRTGGIAVLKGNLAPEGCVVKRSAVAEEMLCHSGRARVFDGEEAALEAIYAGRIEPGDVVVIRYEGPKGGPGMREMLNPTSAIMGSGLGDSVALITDGRFSGATRGAAIGHVSPEAAVGGPIALVEEGDLIEINIPDHKIQLLVDEEEIKNRKSRWQPRQQKLKNGYLKRYARSVTSGSTGAILE from the coding sequence ATGAGAAGTGACCGCATAAAACAAGGTGATAAAGCAGCCCCGCAGCGTTCTCTGCTGTATGCTCTGGGTTTCACGGAAGAAGAAATGGAACGGCCGCTGATCGGTATTGTCAGCTCAAAAAATGAAATTGTCCCGGGACACCGAAATTTGGATAAAATTGAGGAGGCAGTTAAGCAGGGGGTGGCTTTAGCAGGAGGAGTGCCTGTTGTATTTCCGGCTATCGCCGTATGCGACGGCATTGCCATGGGACATGAGGGAATGAAATATTCTCTGGTGACCAGAGAACTGATTGCCGATTCCACGGAAGCTATGGCCGAGGCTCATCCTTTCGACGGACTTGTGATGATACCAAACTGTGATAAAAATGTGCCGGGACTTCTAATGGCGGCGGCAAGGCTTAATATTCCGTCCATCTTTGTAAGCGGCGGGCCGATGCTGGCAGGAACCATGAAGAAAAAGAGGATCAGCTATTCCACGGTATCAGAAGCAGTGAGCAGACATCAGACAGGTGAGATCACAGCAGAGGAACTCAGGGTGTGTGAACAAAAGGCATGTCCCACCTGCGGTTCCTGTTCCGGTATGTTTACGGCCAACAGCATGAACTGTCTGACCGAGGTGCTGGGCATGGGGCTTCCGGGAAACGGTACAATACCGGCGGTTTACTCTGAAAGAATCAGGCTGGCAAAGAGAGCGGGCATGCAGATTATGAAGCTGGTGAAGAAGGGGATCAGGCCATCGGATCTTATGACTGAGAAGGCATTTGAAAATGCCCTGGCAGTGGATATGGCTTTGGGATGCAGCACAAACAGCATGCTCCATCTTCCTGCTATTGCCCATGAGTGCGGAATCCGAATGGACTTAACCATGGCGAATGCTATTTCGGAAAAAGTACCGAATCTGTGTCATCTGGCGCCGGCCGGAGAGAGCTATGTTGAAGACCTGAACGAAGCCGGCGGCATTCCTGCAGTTCTGCATGAGCTGGATAAACTGGGACTGATCCGCACGGATCTGCTTACCTGTACTTTAAAGACAGTGGCTGAGAATATCAAAGGAAAAGAAATCAGGGATAAAACGGTGATCCGGCCTGCAGAGGACCCATACAGCAGGACCGGAGGGATTGCTGTTTTAAAAGGCAATCTGGCGCCGGAAGGATGTGTGGTGAAGCGGTCTGCGGTGGCAGAAGAGATGCTCTGCCACAGTGGAAGAGCAAGAGTCTTTGACGGTGAGGAAGCAGCCCTTGAAGCAATCTATGCCGGCAGGATCGAACCCGGAGATGTAGTGGTCATCCGGTATGAGGGCCCCAAAGGGGGACCAGGTATGCGTGAAATGCTGAATCCTACTTCTGCTATTATGGGCAGCGGTCTTGGAGACAGCGTGGCACTGATCACGGACGGCAGATTCTCAGGCGCCACAAGAGGAGCGGCCATCGGACATGTTTCACCGGAGGCGGCCGTAGGAGGACCTATCGCCCTGGTGGAAGAAGGGGATCTGATTGAAATCAATATCCCTGACCATAAAATCCAGCTTCTGGTAGATGAGGAAGAGATCAAAAACAGAAAAAGCAGATGGCAGCCAAGACAGCAGAAATTAAAAAACGGATACTTGAAAAGGTATGCCAGAAGTGTCACATCAGGCAGCACAGGCGCCATTTTAGAGTAA
- a CDS encoding zinc-dependent alcohol dehydrogenase has product MKTLVYAGPGKVQVQEKPFPELKPGQVRIKVHYCGICGSDIGIFSGKHPRAKAPLVLGHEFIGIIEETAEDSKKFKKGDRVAPYPLLSCGECFACANGIPHVCSTLKLIGIDVDGGIAEFVCCDENVLFKLDDGITDKAAAVIEPLAVIIRTMHQADFQMLNTAAVIGAGPIGVLTGIVLKHAGASRIIISDVDQQRLNICKEFGLETVNVQDQNLEEYIEQQTDGAGVDTVFECSGSAQAAAQMTKICRIGGRICLTGVHKEPHAVNLQDVNFKEQTLVGSRVYTKREFGQAVKYAEMICSDLEKVVTHIVDLKDADTVFDLIGDPKQSTLKVLVDCSMKNEG; this is encoded by the coding sequence ATGAAAACATTAGTTTATGCCGGACCTGGAAAGGTGCAAGTTCAGGAGAAACCTTTTCCTGAACTAAAGCCGGGACAGGTGCGCATAAAGGTGCATTACTGTGGTATATGCGGCTCTGATATCGGGATTTTTTCGGGGAAACATCCCAGAGCAAAGGCACCGCTTGTACTGGGACATGAATTTATCGGCATCATAGAAGAAACTGCAGAGGACAGCAAAAAATTTAAAAAGGGGGACAGGGTTGCGCCATATCCGCTTTTGTCCTGCGGGGAATGCTTTGCCTGTGCCAATGGGATCCCTCATGTGTGCAGTACTTTAAAGCTGATCGGAATCGATGTGGACGGAGGAATCGCGGAGTTTGTCTGCTGCGATGAGAATGTATTGTTTAAGCTTGATGACGGTATTACGGATAAGGCGGCAGCAGTGATTGAACCTTTGGCAGTGATCATAAGGACGATGCACCAGGCAGATTTTCAAATGCTGAATACAGCGGCGGTCATCGGGGCAGGACCGATCGGAGTACTCACTGGAATTGTACTAAAACATGCGGGAGCTTCCAGAATCATTATTTCTGACGTAGATCAGCAAAGGCTGAACATCTGCAAAGAGTTCGGACTTGAAACGGTGAATGTACAAGATCAGAACCTGGAAGAGTACATAGAACAACAGACAGATGGAGCCGGTGTTGATACAGTGTTTGAGTGCAGCGGTTCTGCTCAGGCGGCGGCACAGATGACAAAGATATGCCGGATCGGAGGCAGGATCTGTCTGACCGGCGTACATAAAGAACCCCATGCAGTCAATCTGCAGGATGTAAACTTTAAAGAGCAGACATTGGTGGGAAGCCGTGTCTATACAAAGAGGGAATTCGGGCAGGCAGTCAAATATGCAGAAATGATCTGCAGTGACCTGGAAAAAGTGGTGACACACATAGTGGATCTCAAAGATGCAGATACTGTATTTGATTTGATCGGTGATCCGAAGCAAAGCACACTGAAGGTTTTAGTAGACTGCAGTATGAAAAATGAAGGTTGA
- a CDS encoding pyridoxal phosphate-dependent aminotransferase produces MKKLSDATLLPQSGIRRMFDLAKNKENTISFVLGEPDFDTPKNVIKAAQKALEEGQTHYTDNSGILPLRQAIARETKKYDHVAYNPENEILVCTGGMEALYLSMATLLDPGDEVLISDPCYANYYGQISMNHGVPVPVPVYEENGFNFTYEGLSKAVTDKTKAILLNSPCNPTGAVAGREVMEDIARVALEHDLYVVYDAVYKHLLYEGEYVNIASLDGMKNRTIYIDSCSKTYAMTGWRIGYLAGPREIVSLMPKLQENVPSCVTTFAQYGAVEAISNGQESIKQMHDQYAERRKALLECIENIEKISCRPPKGAFYAFINIKKTGLGSEEFAERLLNQQGVVVAPGSAFGEQGEGYIRISYATSVETIRKGMERIQKFVESL; encoded by the coding sequence ATGAAGAAGTTATCAGATGCAACTTTATTGCCGCAGTCAGGCATCAGAAGGATGTTTGACCTGGCAAAGAATAAAGAAAATACCATCAGTTTTGTTCTTGGAGAACCGGACTTTGACACACCTAAAAATGTAATAAAGGCGGCACAAAAAGCACTGGAAGAGGGACAGACCCATTACACGGACAACTCCGGAATTCTGCCTTTAAGACAGGCTATTGCCAGAGAAACAAAGAAGTATGATCATGTGGCCTATAATCCGGAAAATGAAATCCTTGTATGTACCGGAGGCATGGAGGCCCTGTATCTGAGCATGGCTACCCTCCTGGATCCGGGGGATGAAGTGCTTATTTCAGACCCGTGCTATGCAAATTATTATGGGCAGATCAGCATGAATCACGGGGTGCCGGTTCCGGTTCCCGTGTACGAAGAGAATGGTTTTAATTTTACCTATGAGGGGCTTTCAAAAGCAGTGACAGACAAGACAAAAGCCATACTGCTCAATTCTCCGTGCAATCCTACGGGGGCAGTGGCAGGACGGGAAGTCATGGAAGATATTGCAAGAGTGGCTCTGGAACACGACCTGTATGTGGTCTATGATGCGGTTTACAAACATCTGCTGTATGAGGGTGAATATGTGAATATCGCATCTCTGGACGGCATGAAAAACAGAACAATTTACATTGATTCCTGTTCAAAGACCTATGCTATGACAGGATGGAGGATCGGATATCTGGCAGGACCGAGGGAGATTGTGAGTCTGATGCCAAAACTTCAGGAAAATGTACCTTCCTGCGTCACCACATTTGCCCAGTACGGTGCGGTAGAGGCGATCAGCAATGGGCAGGAATCCATAAAGCAGATGCATGACCAGTATGCAGAGAGAAGAAAGGCACTCCTGGAATGTATTGAGAATATCGAAAAGATTTCCTGCAGACCGCCGAAGGGAGCCTTCTATGCTTTCATTAACATTAAGAAAACAGGCCTTGGATCTGAGGAGTTTGCAGAGCGGCTGCTGAATCAGCAGGGAGTCGTGGTTGCACCCGGATCTGCATTCGGAGAGCAGGGAGAAGGTTATATAAGGATCTCCTATGCGACTTCCGTGGAGACGATCAGAAAAGGAATGGAAAGAATACAGAAGTTTGTAGAGAGCCTGTAA
- a CDS encoding APC family permease, which produces MKNESNTQLKRSLGLSTVMLSVIGMVIGSGVFFKPQAVYTITGGAPGIGLLIWVFAGLITLFGGLTTAELAASIPKTGGLVSWVEKCFGQGLGYLLGWCESVVFWPANVGALGTIFSIQALKLIGVSDKYTIPFAIFMVFFLIVCNCLGANVGGMIGNVFTVAKLVPLAVIILMAFTSTQSSPENLTPFIQRGDSFIAIFATGMLTCMYAYDGWIHVGNAAGEMKNPKKDLPKAIVLGLSIVILVYAVINIGYLLVIPADQLANTATPAADVAAKLMGGNMGAKLITVGILIAVFGTLNSNIMMGMRIPYAMGVQNKLPFSKQFAYLHPKYATPVVSGIFLLAVTSIMIISGSYNSLTDMCMFVIWIFYTIAFYGVIKLRRDEPDLKRPYKTPLYPLIPILAILGGLFVVIITVFTQPVNALIGVGLTLLGLPIYLSRKDKFKDLSHLDEDSKGETGDL; this is translated from the coding sequence ATGAAAAATGAATCAAATACACAGTTAAAAAGAAGTCTTGGACTTAGTACGGTTATGCTGTCGGTCATCGGCATGGTCATTGGCTCCGGAGTATTTTTCAAACCGCAGGCAGTCTATACGATTACCGGCGGAGCACCGGGGATCGGGCTTCTGATCTGGGTGTTCGCAGGGCTGATCACACTGTTCGGAGGACTAACTACCGCAGAGCTTGCCGCATCCATTCCAAAGACGGGAGGGCTGGTATCCTGGGTGGAAAAATGTTTCGGACAGGGACTCGGCTATCTGCTTGGATGGTGTGAATCCGTTGTTTTCTGGCCGGCCAATGTAGGAGCTTTAGGAACCATTTTTTCTATACAGGCGCTGAAACTTATCGGGGTCAGTGATAAATATACGATTCCGTTCGCCATCTTCATGGTATTTTTCCTGATCGTCTGCAACTGCCTGGGGGCAAATGTAGGAGGCATGATCGGAAATGTATTTACTGTTGCAAAACTTGTGCCTCTGGCTGTCATTATCCTGATGGCTTTTACATCCACACAGAGCAGTCCGGAAAATCTGACGCCGTTTATTCAGAGAGGAGACTCGTTTATTGCCATCTTTGCCACCGGAATGCTGACTTGTATGTATGCCTATGACGGGTGGATTCATGTGGGAAATGCGGCAGGTGAAATGAAGAATCCGAAAAAAGACCTTCCAAAGGCCATTGTGCTGGGACTCAGTATTGTCATACTCGTATATGCAGTTATCAACATTGGTTACCTTCTCGTTATACCGGCAGACCAGCTGGCAAATACGGCTACACCGGCAGCAGACGTTGCAGCTAAACTGATGGGAGGCAATATGGGTGCCAAGCTGATTACAGTGGGTATTTTGATTGCAGTATTTGGTACTTTAAACAGTAATATTATGATGGGTATGAGAATCCCCTATGCCATGGGAGTGCAGAATAAGCTGCCGTTCAGCAAACAGTTTGCCTATCTGCATCCGAAGTATGCAACTCCGGTTGTAAGCGGTATTTTCCTGCTGGCAGTGACCTCTATTATGATCATTTCAGGTTCTTATAACTCTCTGACCGATATGTGTATGTTTGTTATCTGGATCTTCTATACGATAGCATTTTATGGCGTGATCAAGTTAAGGAGGGATGAGCCGGACCTCAAGAGGCCTTATAAAACCCCGCTTTATCCGCTGATTCCTATTCTGGCTATCCTGGGAGGACTGTTTGTAGTAATCATTACAGTCTTTACACAGCCGGTCAATGCGCTGATAGGCGTAGGACTTACTTTGCTGGGCCTTCCGATTTATCTGTCCAGAAAGGATAAATTTAAGGATCTGAGTCATTTGGATGAAGACAGCAAAGGAGAAACCGGGGATCTGTGA
- a CDS encoding IclR family transcriptional regulator, translating to MAKETVQSVERAFQIIELMAKNETMGIREIHHETGLTVTVVHRIINTLAELGYVKQEKETEKYFLTYRLLVMGNYVQERNNVVRLVHPYLKQLSEDCKETVHFVQRAGNKIRYIDKVLPTANIFATGSYIGLELEMSSTAVGKAILAELPEEEVRKIWNQGENVIFTPHTIQSLDQLLKELEEARETGFAYDWEEREAGLCCVGVSVRDYRGIYNYGISISAPVTRTKEDNLTRIQEKLWETKQIVSELISGN from the coding sequence ATGGCGAAAGAAACAGTACAGTCTGTGGAGAGAGCATTTCAGATCATAGAGCTGATGGCAAAGAATGAGACCATGGGGATTCGGGAAATCCACCATGAGACAGGACTTACGGTGACGGTGGTCCACAGGATCATCAACACTTTAGCAGAGCTTGGATATGTAAAGCAGGAAAAAGAAACAGAAAAATATTTTCTCACATACCGTCTGCTTGTGATGGGCAACTATGTGCAGGAAAGAAACAATGTAGTTCGTTTGGTGCACCCTTATTTGAAGCAGCTTTCAGAGGACTGTAAAGAGACAGTACATTTTGTCCAGAGGGCGGGAAATAAGATCCGTTATATCGACAAGGTACTTCCAACGGCAAACATTTTTGCCACAGGATCTTACATAGGACTGGAGCTTGAGATGTCAAGCACCGCAGTGGGAAAGGCAATCCTCGCGGAACTTCCTGAGGAGGAAGTCAGGAAGATCTGGAATCAGGGAGAAAATGTCATCTTCACACCCCATACTATTCAGAGTCTGGACCAGCTGTTAAAAGAGCTGGAGGAAGCGAGAGAAACCGGATTTGCGTATGACTGGGAAGAACGGGAAGCGGGACTGTGCTGTGTCGGCGTCAGCGTCCGGGATTACAGGGGAATCTATAATTATGGAATCAGTATTTCAGCCCCGGTCACCAGGACAAAAGAAGATAATTTGACACGGATACAGGAGAAACTCTGGGAGACAAAGCAGATCGTGTCAGAGCTGATCAGCGGAAATTAA